One part of the Leclercia sp. LSNIH1 genome encodes these proteins:
- the fcl gene encoding GDP-L-fucose synthase, translating into MTKQRIFVAGHRGMVGSAIVRQLEQRGNVELVLRTRDELNLLDAQAVEAFFAEQRIDQVYLAAAKVGGIVANNTYPADFIYENMMIESNIIHAAHLHNVNKLLFLGSSCIYPKMAKQPIAESELLQGTLEATNEPYAIAKIAGIKLCESYNRQYGRDYRSVMPTNLYGPNDNFHPSNSHVIPALLRRFHEATVSNAPEVVVWGSGTPMREFLHVDDMAAASIHVMELAREVWQENTEPMLSHINVGTGVDCTIRELAETIAEVVGYKGRVAFDATKPDGTPRKLLDVTRLHQLGWFHEVTLAQGLASTYQWFLENQHRFRG; encoded by the coding sequence ATGACCAAACAACGTATTTTTGTTGCCGGACATCGCGGGATGGTGGGTTCGGCGATTGTTCGCCAGCTGGAGCAGCGTGGCAACGTCGAGCTGGTGCTGCGCACCCGTGACGAGCTTAACCTGCTGGATGCGCAAGCAGTCGAGGCTTTCTTTGCTGAACAGCGCATCGACCAGGTCTATCTGGCGGCGGCAAAAGTGGGTGGGATTGTCGCCAACAATACCTACCCGGCGGATTTCATCTACGAGAACATGATGATCGAGAGCAACATCATTCACGCGGCGCACCTGCACAACGTGAACAAGCTGCTGTTCCTCGGCTCATCCTGTATCTACCCGAAGATGGCGAAGCAGCCTATTGCCGAGAGCGAGCTGCTGCAGGGCACGCTTGAGGCAACCAACGAGCCCTACGCGATTGCCAAGATTGCCGGGATCAAGCTGTGCGAGTCCTACAACCGCCAGTATGGCCGCGACTATCGTTCGGTGATGCCGACCAACCTGTACGGCCCGAACGATAACTTCCACCCGAGCAACTCCCATGTGATCCCGGCGCTGCTGCGCCGGTTCCATGAAGCCACCGTCAGCAACGCACCGGAAGTGGTGGTGTGGGGCAGCGGCACGCCGATGCGCGAATTCCTGCACGTGGATGATATGGCTGCCGCCAGCATTCATGTGATGGAGCTGGCCCGCGAGGTGTGGCAGGAGAATACCGAGCCGATGCTGTCGCATATCAACGTTGGCACCGGGGTGGACTGCACTATCCGCGAACTGGCTGAAACCATCGCTGAGGTGGTGGGGTACAAGGGCCGCGTGGCCTTCGATGCCACTAAACCCGACGGCACCCCGCGCAAGCTGCTGGACGTGACCCGTCTGCACCAGCTGGGCTGGTTCCACGAGGTGACGCTGGCCCAGGGGCTGGCCAGCACCTATCAGTGGTTCCTGGAAAATCAGCACCGCTTCCGGGGGTAA
- the wcaD gene encoding colanic acid polymerase WcaD, with amino-acid sequence MSRSIRICSYLLLPLIYLLVNVKIAQLGESFPITIVTFLPLLLLLFVDKISVKKLMIALGLGAGLTAFNYIFGQSLDASKYVTSTMLFVYIVIIIGMVWSIRFKTVSPHNYRKILRFFYLVIGIIVTLAALEMAQIILTGGSSLMEIISKYLIYSNSYVLNFIKFGGKRTTALYFEPAFFALALISIWLSIKQFGIKTPKSDAMILTGIVLSGSFSGVMTFILFYLLEWAFQYLNKEAIRKKLPLAIISLSVFLVGVVFAFPYISERLGDLGTEGSSSYYRIIGPLVMVGYSLTHIDGIVRFGSLYEYVASFGIFNGADVGKTIDNGLYLLIIYFSWFAVLLTAWYLFKVFKMMISAFGDNQNFRVQLYLFTPVSLFFTGSIFSPEYAFLIVCPFILRKALNITHS; translated from the coding sequence ATGTCTCGTTCTATCAGAATCTGTAGCTATCTGCTGCTGCCGCTCATCTACCTGCTGGTCAACGTCAAGATTGCCCAGCTGGGAGAGAGCTTCCCCATCACTATCGTGACCTTTTTACCGCTGCTGCTGTTGCTGTTTGTCGACAAAATCAGCGTGAAAAAGCTGATGATAGCGCTGGGGCTGGGGGCGGGGCTGACGGCCTTCAACTACATTTTTGGTCAGTCGCTGGATGCCAGTAAATATGTTACTTCCACCATGCTGTTTGTCTATATCGTCATCATTATCGGCATGGTGTGGAGTATCCGCTTTAAAACCGTCTCGCCGCACAATTATCGGAAGATCCTCAGGTTCTTTTATCTGGTCATTGGAATCATTGTCACCCTCGCCGCACTGGAGATGGCGCAAATTATTCTGACCGGTGGCAGTAGCCTGATGGAAATAATTTCGAAATATCTTATTTACAGTAATAGCTATGTACTGAATTTCATTAAATTTGGCGGCAAACGTACCACAGCGCTCTATTTTGAACCGGCATTCTTCGCTCTGGCGTTAATCTCAATTTGGCTCAGCATCAAACAGTTTGGTATCAAAACGCCCAAGAGCGATGCTATGATTCTTACAGGAATCGTTCTGTCAGGATCGTTCTCTGGGGTTATGACGTTTATTCTGTTTTACCTTCTGGAGTGGGCGTTCCAGTATCTGAATAAAGAGGCGATCAGGAAAAAGTTACCTTTAGCGATCATTTCATTGTCCGTCTTTTTAGTCGGGGTGGTATTTGCCTTCCCGTATATTTCCGAGCGTCTGGGTGATTTGGGCACCGAAGGGTCATCATCTTATTATCGTATTATCGGTCCGCTGGTGATGGTGGGGTACTCTTTAACCCATATTGACGGTATAGTCAGATTTGGCTCACTTTATGAATATGTCGCATCATTCGGAATCTTTAACGGTGCGGACGTCGGAAAAACAATAGACAATGGCTTGTATCTGCTGATTATTTATTTTTCATGGTTCGCAGTATTATTAACGGCGTGGTATCTGTTTAAAGTTTTCAAAATGATGATCAGCGCCTTTGGTGATAATCAGAATTTTCGCGTACAGCTTTACCTCTTTACGCCAGTATCGCTGTTTTTTACCGGGTCAATATTTAGCCCAGAGTATGCATTTTTGATTGTATGCCCGTTTATTTTGCGCAAGGCGCTTAATATTACGCATTCATAA
- the wcaB gene encoding colanic acid biosynthesis acetyltransferase WcaB has product MLEDCRANSWSLRPCCMVLAYRVAHFCSVWRKKNVLNNLWAAPVLVLYRLITECIFGYEIQAAATIGRRFTIHHGYAVVINKFVVAGDDFTIRHGVTLGNRGPDSLACPVIGNNVELGANVVMIGDITVGNNVTVGAGSVVLDSIPDNALVVGEKARVKVIK; this is encoded by the coding sequence GTGCTGGAAGATTGTCGCGCAAACAGCTGGAGCTTGCGCCCCTGCTGCATGGTGCTGGCCTATCGGGTGGCCCATTTTTGCTCGGTGTGGCGCAAAAAAAACGTCCTTAACAATCTCTGGGCGGCGCCGGTTCTGGTGCTTTACCGCCTCATCACCGAGTGCATTTTCGGCTACGAAATCCAGGCTGCGGCCACCATCGGCCGCCGCTTCACCATTCACCACGGCTATGCCGTGGTGATCAATAAATTCGTGGTCGCCGGGGATGATTTTACCATCCGCCACGGGGTGACCCTCGGTAACCGCGGCCCGGACAGCCTGGCCTGTCCGGTCATCGGCAATAACGTTGAGCTGGGTGCCAACGTGGTGATGATCGGTGATATCACCGTCGGTAATAACGTCACCGTGGGGGCAGGAAGCGTAGTGCTGGACAGCATCCCCGACAACGCGCTGGTGGTGGGCGAGAAGGCCCGCGTGAAGGTGATCAAATGA
- the wzb gene encoding low molecular weight protein-tyrosine-phosphatase Wzb: MFNKILVVCVGNICRSPTAERLLKQYQPQLTVASAGLGALVGKGADERASQVAAEHQLSLDGHCARQVTASLCRDYDLILAMEKRHIHALCDIAPEMRGKVMLFGHWDNEREIPDPYRKSHEAFEAVYTLLDQSARQWAEALNVQQG; the protein is encoded by the coding sequence ATGTTTAACAAAATTCTGGTGGTTTGTGTGGGGAATATCTGCCGTTCCCCTACCGCTGAGCGGCTACTTAAGCAGTACCAACCGCAGCTCACCGTGGCGTCAGCCGGGTTGGGTGCGCTGGTGGGCAAAGGGGCCGATGAGCGTGCAAGTCAGGTTGCGGCAGAGCATCAGCTTTCACTCGACGGGCATTGCGCCCGTCAGGTGACGGCCAGCCTGTGCCGGGACTACGACCTGATCCTCGCGATGGAGAAACGCCACATTCATGCCCTGTGCGATATCGCACCGGAGATGCGCGGCAAAGTGATGCTGTTTGGTCACTGGGACAACGAGCGTGAGATCCCCGACCCGTACCGCAAAAGCCATGAAGCGTTTGAGGCGGTTTACACCTTACTCGACCAGTCTGCCCGCCAGTGGGCAGAGGCACTGAACGTTCAGCAGGGATAA
- the wcaE gene encoding colanic acid biosynthesis glycosyltransferase WcaE, translating into MLLSVITVAFRNYEGVVKTWRSLRNLAGDPSLNFEWIVVDGGSNDGTAEFLEKLNGEYNLRYISEKDRGIYDAMNKGIDMAQGRYAIFLNSGDIFHDDVAQFVRQLVRVQDNAMYMGDALLDFGDGNKVRRTAKPGWYIYHSLPASHQAIFFPLSGLKTYPYDLQYRVSSDYALAARLYKAGYPFKRLPGLVSEFSMGGVSTSNNLELCQDARKVQRDILRVPGVWAELSYLLRLKTTGKTKALYNKV; encoded by the coding sequence ATGTTACTAAGCGTTATTACTGTCGCCTTTCGTAACTACGAGGGCGTGGTAAAAACCTGGCGGTCGCTGCGTAATCTGGCAGGCGATCCCAGCCTCAACTTTGAATGGATTGTGGTGGATGGTGGTTCGAACGACGGCACCGCAGAATTCCTCGAAAAACTGAATGGTGAGTATAACTTACGCTACATCAGCGAGAAAGATCGTGGTATCTACGATGCCATGAATAAAGGTATCGACATGGCGCAGGGGCGCTATGCCATCTTCCTTAATTCTGGCGATATTTTTCATGACGACGTAGCGCAGTTTGTCCGTCAACTCGTTCGAGTCCAGGATAACGCCATGTACATGGGCGATGCGTTACTTGATTTCGGTGATGGAAATAAAGTACGCCGTACGGCGAAACCGGGCTGGTATATTTATCACAGCCTGCCGGCCAGCCATCAGGCGATTTTCTTCCCGCTGAGCGGGTTAAAAACGTACCCGTACGATCTGCAGTACCGCGTTTCATCGGATTACGCACTGGCCGCTCGGCTGTATAAAGCCGGATATCCTTTTAAACGTCTGCCAGGTCTGGTTTCTGAATTTTCGATGGGCGGCGTGTCAACGTCGAATAATCTGGAATTATGCCAGGATGCCCGCAAGGTGCAGCGCGACATATTACGCGTGCCGGGCGTATGGGCGGAATTATCTTATTTATTGCGCCTTAAAACCACGGGTAAAACCAAAGCCTTATATAACAAAGTCTGA
- the wcaA gene encoding colanic acid biosynthesis glycosyltransferase WcaA: MTPRPLISIYMPTWNRQQLAIRAIKSVLRQDYDHWELIIVDDCSSSYEQLQKFVADLDDPRVIYTHNAINSGACAVRNQAILQASGQYLTGIDDDDEWTPNRLSTFLAHQHHLVTHAFLYANDYVCEGEVYSQPASLPLYPKSPYSRRLFYKRNIIGNQVFTWAWRFKECLFDTSLAAAQDYDIFLRMVVEYGEPWKVEEATQILHINHGEMQITSSPKKFSGYFHFYRKHRDKFDRASRKYQLFTLYQIRNKRMNWRTLLTLISVRNGKRLADGLRGK; this comes from the coding sequence ATGACACCACGTCCTTTGATTTCCATTTATATGCCGACATGGAACCGTCAGCAGCTGGCGATCCGTGCGATAAAATCGGTATTACGCCAGGATTATGACCACTGGGAATTGATCATCGTCGATGACTGCTCCTCCTCGTACGAGCAGCTCCAGAAGTTTGTCGCTGACCTGGACGACCCGCGGGTGATCTACACCCATAACGCCATTAACTCCGGCGCCTGCGCGGTCCGCAATCAGGCTATTTTGCAGGCCTCTGGCCAGTATCTGACCGGTATTGACGATGACGACGAGTGGACGCCAAACCGGCTGTCTACCTTCCTGGCGCATCAGCATCACCTGGTTACCCACGCCTTTTTGTACGCCAACGACTATGTTTGCGAGGGGGAGGTCTACTCTCAGCCCGCCAGCCTGCCGTTGTACCCAAAATCGCCGTACTCCCGCCGCCTGTTCTACAAGCGCAACATTATCGGCAATCAGGTCTTTACCTGGGCGTGGCGCTTCAAGGAGTGCCTGTTCGATACGTCACTGGCCGCCGCCCAGGATTACGACATCTTCCTGCGGATGGTGGTGGAGTATGGCGAGCCGTGGAAGGTAGAAGAAGCCACTCAGATCCTGCACATCAATCATGGTGAAATGCAGATCACCTCGTCGCCGAAGAAGTTTTCCGGCTACTTCCACTTCTACCGCAAGCACCGGGATAAGTTCGACCGCGCCAGCCGCAAGTATCAGCTCTTTACGCTGTATCAGATCCGCAATAAGCGGATGAACTGGCGCACCCTGTTGACGCTGATTTCGGTTCGTAACGGTAAGCGTCTGGCCGACGGACTGCGGGGGAAATAA
- the wzc gene encoding tyrosine-protein kinase Wzc codes for MTANVKPSAAPSAGSDEIDIGRLIGTVVEARWWVIGITALFAVAAVIYTFFATPIYSADALVQIEQNTGNSLVQDIGSALANKPPASQAEIELIQSRLVLGKTVDDLDLDIGVTKNTFPVFGAGWDRLMGRQNDTVKVTTFQLPAGGASQEFTLEVLGKDQYQLTSDAGFSARGKVGEMLNKDGVSMMVSDIHAQSGSEFTVSKFSMLGMINNLQGNLSVTETGKDTGVLRLTFTGEDKDKIRDILNSITRNYQAQNVKRKSEEASKSLDFLAKQLPEVRAHLDQAENKLNAFRQDKDSVDLPLEAKSVLDSMVNIDAQINELTFKEAEISKLYTKRHPAYRTLLEKRQTLEEEKAKLNNRVTAMPKTQQEILRLTRDVESGQQVYMQLLNKQQELKITEASTVGDVRIVDPAITQPGVLKPKKALIILGSIILGLMLSIVGVLLRSLFNRGIESPQVLEEHGINVYASIPLSEWQKSRDSVKTSNGIKRYKQSQLLAVGNPTDLAIEAIRSLRTSLHFAMMQASNNVLMLSGVSPSIGKTFVCANLAAVVSQTNKRVLLIDCDMRKGYTHELLGTNNVNGLSDILLGKGDISQCAKPTSIPNFDLVTRGQVPPNPSELLMSERFTQLVKWASENYDLVLIDTPPILAVTDAAIVGRHAGTTLMVARYAVNTLKEVETSLSRFEQNGIAVKGVILNSIFRRATGYQDYGYYEYEYKSDSK; via the coding sequence ATGACAGCAAACGTAAAACCTTCTGCCGCCCCGAGTGCGGGCAGTGATGAAATTGATATTGGTCGTCTGATCGGAACCGTGGTCGAGGCGCGCTGGTGGGTGATTGGCATCACCGCGCTCTTTGCCGTTGCGGCGGTGATTTACACCTTTTTTGCCACCCCGATCTACAGCGCCGACGCGCTGGTACAAATAGAGCAAAACACCGGCAATTCGCTGGTGCAGGACATTGGTTCGGCGCTGGCAAACAAGCCGCCCGCCTCACAGGCGGAAATTGAGCTGATCCAGTCCCGCCTGGTGCTGGGAAAAACCGTGGACGATCTGGATCTCGACATCGGCGTTACTAAAAACACCTTCCCGGTGTTTGGTGCGGGCTGGGACCGGTTGATGGGCCGTCAGAATGATACGGTTAAAGTGACCACCTTCCAGCTTCCTGCCGGGGGCGCCAGCCAGGAGTTTACCCTTGAAGTGCTGGGGAAAGATCAGTATCAGCTTACCAGCGACGCCGGGTTTAGCGCCCGCGGCAAGGTGGGGGAGATGCTGAATAAAGATGGCGTCAGCATGATGGTCAGCGACATCCATGCCCAGAGCGGCAGCGAGTTCACCGTCAGCAAATTCTCAATGCTCGGGATGATCAATAATCTGCAGGGCAACCTGTCGGTCACCGAAACCGGAAAGGATACCGGGGTGCTGAGACTGACCTTTACCGGCGAGGATAAGGACAAGATCCGCGACATTCTCAACAGCATTACCCGCAACTACCAGGCGCAGAACGTGAAGCGTAAGTCGGAAGAGGCGTCAAAAAGCCTCGACTTCCTCGCGAAACAGCTCCCGGAAGTGCGCGCCCATCTGGATCAGGCCGAGAACAAGCTCAACGCTTTCCGTCAGGATAAAGACTCCGTCGACCTGCCGCTCGAAGCGAAGTCGGTGCTGGATTCGATGGTCAATATCGACGCCCAGATCAACGAGCTGACCTTTAAAGAGGCGGAAATTTCCAAACTCTACACCAAACGCCATCCGGCCTACCGTACGCTGCTGGAAAAACGCCAGACGCTGGAAGAGGAAAAAGCCAAACTCAATAACCGCGTCACCGCGATGCCAAAGACTCAGCAGGAGATCCTGCGTCTGACCCGCGACGTGGAGTCTGGCCAGCAGGTCTATATGCAGCTGCTGAACAAACAGCAGGAGCTGAAGATCACCGAGGCTAGCACCGTTGGCGATGTGCGTATTGTCGACCCGGCCATCACCCAGCCGGGCGTGCTGAAGCCGAAGAAGGCGCTGATTATTCTCGGCAGCATTATTCTCGGTCTGATGCTCTCCATCGTCGGCGTACTGCTGCGCTCCCTGTTTAACCGTGGGATCGAAAGCCCGCAGGTTCTGGAGGAGCACGGCATCAACGTCTACGCCAGCATCCCGCTGTCGGAGTGGCAGAAATCGCGTGACAGCGTCAAAACGTCCAATGGCATCAAACGTTACAAGCAGAGCCAGCTGCTGGCAGTCGGCAATCCGACGGATCTGGCTATCGAGGCTATCCGCAGCCTGCGCACCAGTCTGCACTTCGCCATGATGCAGGCCAGCAACAACGTATTGATGCTCAGCGGGGTCAGCCCCTCCATCGGCAAGACCTTTGTCTGCGCCAACCTGGCGGCGGTAGTCAGCCAGACTAACAAGCGCGTGCTGCTGATCGACTGCGATATGCGTAAGGGCTATACCCACGAGCTGCTCGGCACGAACAACGTAAACGGTCTGTCGGACATCCTGCTGGGCAAGGGCGATATCAGCCAGTGCGCGAAGCCGACCTCCATCCCTAACTTTGACCTGGTCACGCGCGGACAGGTGCCGCCGAACCCATCGGAACTGCTGATGAGCGAACGCTTTACCCAGCTGGTGAAGTGGGCCAGTGAAAACTATGACCTGGTGCTGATCGACACCCCGCCAATCCTCGCGGTAACGGATGCGGCAATTGTCGGTCGCCATGCGGGCACCACGCTGATGGTGGCGCGCTACGCGGTGAACACCCTGAAAGAGGTCGAAACCAGCCTCAGCCGCTTCGAACAGAACGGCATTGCGGTGAAAGGGGTGATCCTCAACTCCATCTTCCGCCGCGCCACCGGGTATCAAGATTACGGGTATTACGAGTACGAATATAAGTCGGACAGCAAGTAA
- the gmd gene encoding GDP-mannose 4,6-dehydratase has translation MSKVALITGVTGQDGSYLAELLLEKGYEVHGIKRRASSFNTERVDHIYQDPHAANPKFHLHYGDLTDTSNLTRILQEVQPDEVYNLGAMSHVAVSFESPEYTADVDAIGTLRLLEAIRFLGLEKKTRFYQASTSELYGLVQEIPQKETTPFYPRSPYAVAKMYAYWITVNYRESYGMYACNGILFNHESPRRGETFVTRKITRAIANIAQGLEKKLHLGNMDSLRDWGHAKDYVKMQWMMLQQEKPEDFVIATGVQYSVRQFVEMAAAQLGIKLRFEGTGVDEKGIVVSVTGHDAPGVQPGDVIVEVDPRYFRPAEVETLLGDPTKAHEKLGWKPETTLQEMVSEMVAKDLEAAKKHSLLKSHGYEVAIALES, from the coding sequence ATGTCTAAAGTCGCTCTCATCACCGGCGTAACCGGACAGGATGGTTCTTATCTGGCGGAACTCCTGCTGGAAAAAGGCTATGAAGTGCACGGAATCAAACGTCGTGCCTCCTCTTTTAACACCGAGCGCGTGGATCATATCTATCAGGATCCGCACGCGGCGAACCCGAAATTCCATCTGCACTACGGCGATCTGACCGATACCTCCAACCTGACCCGTATTCTGCAGGAAGTCCAGCCGGATGAAGTCTATAACCTGGGCGCGATGAGCCACGTGGCCGTCTCCTTCGAATCCCCGGAATATACCGCTGACGTGGATGCCATCGGCACCCTGCGTCTGCTGGAAGCGATTCGTTTCCTCGGTCTTGAGAAGAAAACCCGTTTCTATCAGGCCTCCACCTCCGAGCTCTACGGCCTGGTGCAGGAGATCCCACAGAAAGAGACGACGCCGTTCTACCCGCGCTCCCCGTATGCAGTGGCAAAAATGTACGCCTACTGGATCACCGTTAACTACCGTGAATCCTACGGCATGTACGCCTGCAACGGCATCCTGTTCAACCACGAGTCTCCGCGCCGTGGCGAGACCTTCGTGACCCGTAAGATCACCCGCGCGATCGCCAACATCGCCCAGGGCCTGGAGAAGAAGCTCCACCTCGGCAATATGGACTCCCTGCGTGACTGGGGCCATGCCAAAGACTACGTAAAAATGCAGTGGATGATGCTGCAGCAGGAAAAACCGGAAGACTTCGTTATCGCCACCGGCGTGCAGTACTCCGTGCGTCAGTTCGTTGAGATGGCCGCTGCTCAGCTGGGCATCAAGCTGCGCTTCGAAGGCACCGGCGTGGACGAGAAAGGTATTGTGGTCTCCGTCACCGGCCACGACGCACCGGGCGTACAGCCGGGCGACGTGATTGTGGAAGTTGACCCGCGCTACTTCCGTCCTGCCGAGGTAGAAACCCTGCTGGGCGACCCGACCAAGGCGCACGAAAAACTGGGCTGGAAACCAGAAACCACGCTGCAGGAGATGGTCTCCGAGATGGTGGCAAAAGATCTCGAAGCGGCGAAAAAACACTCCTTGCTTAAATCCCACGGCTACGAGGTTGCCATCGCGCTGGAGTCCTGA
- the wcaF gene encoding colanic acid biosynthesis acetyltransferase WcaF, with translation MQELSGFSVPKGFRGAGGIKVQLWWAVQATLFAWSPQIMYRWRAFLLRSFGAKIGKNVVIRPSVKITYPWKLTLGDNAWVGDGAVLYTLGEISIGANAVVSQKCYLCTGSHDYMSQHFDINAQPITIGEKCWLATDVFVAPGVSIGNGTVIGARSSVFKSLPANKLCRGNPAVVIRERVETE, from the coding sequence ATGCAGGAATTAAGCGGCTTCTCTGTGCCAAAAGGATTCCGTGGCGCAGGGGGGATTAAAGTGCAGTTATGGTGGGCGGTACAGGCGACATTATTTGCCTGGTCCCCACAAATTATGTATCGCTGGCGCGCATTTTTATTACGCAGCTTCGGTGCAAAAATCGGAAAAAACGTAGTGATTCGCCCGTCGGTAAAAATTACTTACCCATGGAAATTAACCCTTGGGGATAACGCCTGGGTTGGTGACGGCGCGGTGTTATATACGCTGGGTGAAATTTCGATTGGCGCGAATGCAGTGGTATCTCAGAAATGCTACCTCTGTACCGGCAGCCACGATTATATGAGTCAACATTTTGATATTAACGCGCAGCCAATCACCATTGGCGAGAAATGCTGGCTGGCGACCGACGTATTTGTCGCCCCCGGCGTCTCCATTGGCAATGGCACCGTTATTGGTGCGCGCAGCAGTGTTTTTAAGTCGCTACCGGCAAACAAACTTTGCCGTGGCAATCCCGCAGTGGTGATACGCGAACGCGTTGAAACTGAATAA
- the wcaC gene encoding colanic acid biosynthesis glycosyltransferase WcaC, which yields MNILQFNVRLAEGGAAGVALDLHQRALQKGLQSRFIYGYGKGGKKSVSHDRYPQVVKHTPRLTSVANIALFRLFNRDLFGNLNRLYRTVTRTPDPVVLHFHVLHSYWLKLEEVVAFCQKVQAHKPDTTFVWTLHDHWSVTGRCAFTDGCEGWKTNCQKCPTLSNYPPVKVDRAHKLVDGKRQLFRDMLALGCQFISPSQHVADAFNSLYGAGRCRIINNGIDVATEAILAELTPVAVTAGKPKIAVVAHDLRYDGKTNQQLVRDMMALGDKIELHTFGKFSPFEGPNVVNHGFETDKRKLMNALNGMDALVFSSRVDNYPLILCEALSIGVPVIATHSDAAREVLEKSGGKTFSEEEVLPLVQLAKADIAQAVFGTSLEAFRTRSRQAYSGQQMLEEYVSFYQNL from the coding sequence ATGAACATTCTGCAATTTAATGTCCGTCTCGCCGAGGGCGGGGCGGCGGGAGTGGCGCTGGATCTGCACCAGCGCGCGCTGCAAAAAGGACTTCAGTCGCGCTTTATCTACGGCTACGGCAAGGGCGGTAAAAAAAGCGTCAGCCACGATCGCTATCCGCAGGTGGTGAAACATACCCCGCGCCTGACCTCGGTGGCCAATATTGCCCTGTTCCGTCTGTTTAACCGCGATCTCTTTGGCAATCTTAACCGCCTCTATCGCACCGTTACCCGCACGCCGGACCCGGTAGTGCTCCATTTTCACGTCCTGCACAGCTACTGGCTGAAACTGGAAGAGGTCGTGGCGTTTTGCCAGAAGGTGCAGGCGCACAAACCCGACACCACGTTCGTCTGGACCCTGCACGATCACTGGAGCGTCACTGGCCGTTGCGCCTTTACCGACGGCTGCGAAGGCTGGAAAACGAACTGCCAGAAGTGCCCGACGCTCAGCAACTATCCGCCGGTGAAGGTGGATCGCGCCCATAAGCTGGTAGATGGCAAGCGTCAGCTGTTCCGTGACATGCTGGCGCTGGGCTGTCAGTTTATCTCTCCCAGCCAGCACGTGGCCGATGCCTTTAACAGCCTGTACGGGGCAGGGCGCTGCCGGATCATCAATAACGGTATCGACGTGGCGACAGAGGCGATTCTGGCAGAGCTGACCCCGGTCGCCGTTACCGCCGGCAAGCCGAAAATTGCCGTCGTCGCTCACGATCTGCGCTACGACGGCAAAACCAACCAGCAGCTGGTGCGGGATATGATGGCGCTTGGCGACAAGATCGAGCTGCACACCTTCGGCAAATTCTCGCCGTTTGAAGGGCCGAACGTGGTGAACCACGGCTTCGAAACCGACAAACGCAAACTGATGAACGCCCTGAACGGGATGGATGCGCTGGTGTTCAGCTCCAGGGTGGATAACTACCCGCTGATCCTGTGCGAAGCGCTCTCCATCGGAGTACCGGTGATCGCCACCCACAGCGACGCCGCGCGGGAAGTACTGGAAAAATCGGGGGGCAAAACCTTCAGCGAAGAGGAAGTGCTGCCTCTGGTGCAGCTGGCGAAAGCGGATATCGCCCAGGCGGTATTTGGCACCTCCCTTGAGGCATTCCGCACCCGCAGCCGCCAGGCCTACAGTGGACAACAGATGCTGGAGGAGTATGTCTCGTTCTATCAGAATCTGTAG